TATAGCTACCAATTTTTTGTTTCACCCTAAATGACATAGTAATATTATAACTATAAACAAAAAATAAGTCAAGTTTATTTTTAAAGGCTTTCATCACATAGTTATTAAAATTTGCGGGATTTTAAGTTTAAAGTAGCAAAGGGTTTTAAGCCAGGCAATGATATTTTTGACTGTGGTGCCAAGAGCGTAGTGTAACCAGACAGTCATCAATAGTATATTTAATCCTAATCGGGACTTCGGTAGAGCATCTAATACCTTAGGTTCTACAATCCTTTTACACCCTTTACAAAGATAACGATATATCCTATGCTTGGTTACTAAGATCTCAATAGTAGGTAAATCTTCGGTATAACGCTCTCTTATCTCTATTGGTTTTCCTAATTCAGTTCCACAATCAGGACAAGTAGCCAAGGTCCAATCTTTTTCAATGTGCACCTCTTTTGGAATCTTTCGGTAAAAACCTTGATGCCCTATCTTACAGCCAGGTTTCTTTCTTCTTGTCTTTATATTCCTTTTCTCGTAAGTCGGTTTCATTCCTGATGGAGTAGTTGCTTTATGTTCCTCAATTTTTGCCTCAAGATTTCTATTCCTTGCTTCTATCTCTTTGATTATCACTATGAGCCTTTTGCAGTTTGGACAAGCTGTTTCTTCTATTTCTTTCAAAAGAGTATTTAATTCTTTCTCCATACATCTTATTTATCGGCATTTTTTCCAAAAACTTAAATTTATTTTTCAGATGGGTAAAATGTTACGAATTTTCAATTTTAGTCATTTGAATTTGTTTTAAGATTTCGGATTTCGGATTTCATTTGTTCCATTAAAGCTAAACACATACGATAATTTTAAGGATTGTGCGAATAACTTAAAAAAATGGGGGTGGATTTGAGGTTTCTCCTTCCTCCCTTTTTTCTCAAATAGCATTCTTTCTTGAAAACCCAGCTGAATTAAAAAAGGCAGGAGATAATGCAAAAAATGTTGCCTTAAGCCTTGTAGGTGCCTCAAAAAGGTGCATTCCTTTTATCCTTAATCTGTTGCATTAAAGGCTATAGATAGGTTATACTTAAAATTATAATGGAATTTTTGGATTTTGAAAGACCCTTCATTGAGATAGAAGAAAGAATAGAGGCTGAAAAGGATGAAAAGAAAAAGAGGGAATTAAAAAGGTCTTTATCTTTAGAAAAAAAGAAAATTTATTCAAGCCTTAATGCAGGGCAGATAGTCCAAATAGCAAGGCATCCAAAGAGACCAAATATTATGGATTATATAAATGGATTATTTGATGAATTTATAGAGCTTTGTGGAGATAGGCTCTTTGGGGATGACA
The window above is part of the bacterium genome. Proteins encoded here:
- a CDS encoding IS66 family transposase zinc-finger binding domain-containing protein, with the translated sequence MEKELNTLLKEIEETACPNCKRLIVIIKEIEARNRNLEAKIEEHKATTPSGMKPTYEKRNIKTRRKKPGCKIGHQGFYRKIPKEVHIEKDWTLATCPDCGTELGKPIEIRERYTEDLPTIEILVTKHRIYRYLCKGCKRIVEPKVLDALPKSRLGLNILLMTVWLHYALGTTVKNIIAWLKTLCYFKLKIPQILITM